AGACCAGCCTAAAATTTCTTCGGCTTGAGCAAATTTATCTTTTACTAAAGGTATGTTTATTAAATCCATTCCCATTCCCAATGATTGGGAACCTTGTCCGGGAAATACCCATGCAGTTTTAGTCATTAGTTATTAGTCATTAGTCATTGGTCATTGGTCATGAGTCATGAGTCATGAGTCATTAGTGATTAGCTAAATTTTGTTCTTACTGTTAGTTAATGGTAATTGCTTAGAACAAATAACCAACAACAAATAACGAGCAACTAACACAAATGACAAATGACGAATGACAAATGATTATCTTCCCCATTGAAAAATAGCAGCCCCCCATGTTAAGCCAGCGCCAAAACCTGAGGCGGCAATAATGTCGTTAGGCTTAATTTTGTCCTGTCGTACTGCTTCATCCAAAGCTAGAGGGATAGAGGCGGCGGAGGTGTTGCCATAGTAAGCCAGATTACTAATAACTTTTTGTTCTGGGATGTTCAAGCGCTGGGCAACAGCGTCTATAATACGCTGATTAGCTTGATGCAATAGGAGCCAGTTTATTTCCTCGACGCTGAGGTTGGCGCGAAACAAAGCTTTATCGATAACTTCTGGCACTTGTTGGACAGCGAAGCGGTAAACTTCTTTGCCATTCATGGTGATCGGCTGGAAGTTACCTCTACCAACAACAACACCTGGGAGTAATTCTGTGGCGTCAGGTGTGAAGGGAAGGTTAAGGCAATCGTTTTGAGTGCCGTCACTTCTCAGTTCAAATCCCAGTAAGCGATCACTATCATTTGCCTGCAATACTACTGCCCCAGCACCATCACCAAATAGTACACAGGTGCGTCGATCTTGCCAGTCTACCCAACGAGAGAGAATATCTGCTCCAATCAGTAAGACATTTTGATATACACCAGTTCTAATAAATTGGGCTGCTGTTACCAATCCAAATACAAAACCTGAACAGGCTGCTGTCATATCAAATGCTACAGCTCTTGCTGCTCCTAGTTTGGCTTGAATTTGACAGGCACTGCCAAACAAGTCATCGGGCGTAGAGGTTGCCAGCAAAATCAAATCTAACTGTTGCGGTGTAATGCCAGCCATAGCGATCGCCGCCTCACCAGCGGCAGTGGCAAGATCTGTTAAAGATTCACCTACATTTGCCAAACGCCGTTGACGAATTCCTGTTCTTGTGGTAATCCATTCATCTGATGTTTCAACCAGTTCCGTTAGCCCTTGGTTATCCAGAAAAGTAGCTGGTACTGCTGAGCCACTTCCTGTAATTGCGATTCCTAATGTTTGCACTCCGGGTTCTCCCAAGCTATTGGCATTGTGTCATGTGTCAAAAGTCCAAAGTTCAGAGTCAATAGTCCATAGTTTAAGTTAATCAACTACTGACTATTGACGAATGACTATTGACGAATGACTATTGACTGTTTTCGGGCAATAGTTGCCCGGAGGATTTACTCTGATATTTAGATTGAATTCTTTGCAGCACCTGGTTATCCACTGCTTCTTTTGCTAATCGAATGGCATTATAAATAGAAGGTGCTTGAGAACTGCCATGACCAATAATGCAAATGCCGTCTACACCCAAGAGCAAAGCACCTCCGTGTTCAGCGTGATCCATCCGCTGTTTAATCCGCCTTAAGTTGGGTTTTAAAATTGCTGTACCGAATTGACCATGCAATCCTTGGGGTAATTCTTCCCTAACGATTTGCAGCATCACTTCTCCAATTGCTTCGGCAAATTTCAGCAAGACATTGCCTACGAAGCCGTCACAGACAATCACATCAAATTGACCAGAGAGGACATCGCGTCCTTCAGCATTGCCAACAAAGGCTATCTGAGAATTTTCCCGCAGCAGTTGATGGGCGCGCACAGCTGCATCATTGCCTTTGCAGTCTTCCTCACCAATGTTCAATAAACCGACTTTCGGTTCCGGAACACCCAAGACATACTGACTATAAACCGACCCCATAACGGCAAACTGCTCTAAAAATTTTGGACGGCAGTCTACATTAGCGCCGACATCAAGTATCAGTACTTGTTTGCTAGCTATCATTGTGGGAAATACCGCACCAATTGCTGGACGATCAATTCCCGGCAGTCGTCCTAAGCGGAGCAATGCTGCTGCCATTGCTGCGCCTGAGTGACCGGCAGAAATCACTGCATCTGCCTGCCCCTGCTTGACTAAATCCATCGCCACGTTGATCGAAGCCTTGGGTTTGCGTCTGATACCGCTTAAAGGCTCCTCATCCATCGCGATCGCGTCCTCAGCCGGAACGATCTGCACCTGCCCCAAATTAGTCTTTGGTGGCAGCACTGCTTCAACTTGTTGGGGATCACCCACCAACAACACTTCCACGCCCAACTCATCCCTAGCTCGCAGTGCGCCAGCGACGATTTCACCGGGTGCGTGATCCCCTCCCATTGCGTCAATTGCGATTCGTACGCAAGTCGATCCCATTGCTCAGAGCTTCTAGAAACCTTACAAATTTTACCAGATGCCTCTGCTGAAAGTAGTAGATTGGGGCTGCCAATTCGCAGCTGTCAATTCAAGACTGAAGGGAAAAAGTATAAATCATAAAATAAACCTACGGATAAACCCGATGGTTTGTATTTACTTTATCCTTCTTTTTTGTCTTTTCTGCTTTCAACAAAGCAACTAACAAGCCCAACATAGCACGAATTACTCCCCACACCCACTGAATAAACAACGTACAGTGGTTAGTTGTTGGTTGTTGTTTTTTGATTGTTGTTTTTTGTAGAGACGCGAGGAACATCGCGTCTGTACATTAGTTGTTAGTTGTTTGTTGTTGGTGAGATAAAATCTTACAACAATTAATAATGAGTGCAGCTTGGCAAAAATAACTACGCAGTCAAAAAGAGCTAAAAAGCCTAAAATATATCCTTTACAGCCTTTTGCTTGCAGTAGCATATTTGCATAAATACGAGGAGTGAATAATGCTGGAATTAATTGGTTCAGGTTTAGTTTCAATGTGGCTGGAGATGGCTGGAGTACAAATCAAGCCTTTGGAACCGATGGATATTTTAACTTGGCAAAGTAACCCTAGCTTAATTGTTGCTCCTGATCCAAATCCAGCTGGAGTCACTACAGTGCAACAGTATCTCCAAGAGCTAGCAACATCAAAATTAGTAGCGGCGAACACTGTCCAAAGTCAAGGGATTTGGATACAGTCAGGACCAATGCTGATGGCAAATCACCAAGGTACAATTCCTTTGCCTGCGGCCTCATTAACTAAGATAGCGACCTCTCTAGTTGCTTTCAAAACTTGGGGGCCAAACCATCAATTTGAGACTTTAGTTAGCGCTACTGGGCCAATACAAAACGGAGTGTTAAAAGGTGATTTAGTCATTATTGGTAGTGGTGATCCTTTGTTTGTTTGGGAAGAAGCGATCACTCTTGGTAATACCCTCAACAAGATGGGGATCAAGCGAGTCCAAGGTAATTTAGTGATTACTGGTTATTTCGCTATGAATTTCCAACGAGATCCACTGTTAGCAGGCCAGTTACTCAAGCAAGCACTGAACTATACCACCTGGCCACGTGGAGTAATTTTTAATTACTCGCTGATGCCTAAAGGTACACCCAAGCCTCAAGTCGTAATTGCAGGTACTGTGAAGGTGGAAGCACAACTAAATCCACAACAAACTTTGCTGGTGCGTCATCGTTCCTTACCTTTGCGGCAAATCATTAAAGAGATGAACGTTTTCAGCAACAATGATATGGCCCAGATGTTGGCAGATTTGGTGGGAGGTCATCTTGTTGTGCAGTCAACAGCCGCCCAATTAGCAAGAGTTCCTGCGTCCGAAATTCAGCTAATCAATGGCTCCGGACTAGGAGTTGAAAATCGGATTTCTCCTCGTGCTGCTTGTGCGATGTTAATGGCACTGCAACAGGAAGCAATGGCACATGGCTTAAATTTAGCAGACTTATTCCCCACCTCTGGCTTTGATCACCGGGGGACACTGCACGCTCGACACATCCCTGTTGCTACTGTGATTAAAACTGGTACTCTCAACGATGTAAGTGCTTTAGCAGGTGTAATGCCTACACGCGATCGCGGTTTGGTTTGGTTCGCGATCATTAACCGTGGCCCCTATGTATCCACATTCCGTGCTGAACAAGATAAGTTTCTGCAAAATCTGCTCAAGCAACTCCAAATAGCTCAGGGCGTTCCTAGTGTTCTTACTCCTCACTTTGGTATTAATTATGTACCGCAACTAGGCGCAACTAATCGTAATGAGGTTTTGTTTAGAAGTTAGTTAGTTGTCAGATTGTCGGTAGCTGCTTCAATACTACAGTACCACCTGCCACTGCTTGTATAGTTAACTCATACCCTTCCATCAACAACATGCCAACCAGAGGATCTGAATCGGCTTCATCGATTGGAATCCTCAGCAATTGACCATCCCAGACAATAACAGCTTCATAGACATCAAAAATGGTGCCGCTACCATCTGCTAGGATTGCTCGTCCGCGACGTTTCCAAGTTAACCCGAGTGTCGTAATCAAGTCCGGTGGTAGGGAGAGCCAGCCATTAAAACCTGTATCTACAATTGCGTTCTGTTCATATATCTGTCCGTTGGAATCAAGAATCTTGATACGGATGATGGGTTCATAATCAGCGTTAACATACCCACTAATCATGCTGTTCTCTGAGTATGATCCGCTCCAAATCGACGTACGTACCGAGAACCAACACGTACGATCCAAATTTGCGCGTTTGGGTTACGAGCTTCCAAACGAGCGCAAGCGGCAATTTCATCGGCATCAATCTCCCATGCACCGGTTTCAATGTCAATGGCAACAATTTGACCTATGTGATCTGGCTCAACGAGGCGACGCACCTCACGCTCATAAATTTCATCCCCTCGTTGAGCAAATTCTTCTTTGCTATAGCGTGGTTGCCGAATTACCATTGTTTTCTATTTTATTTACTTGGGTTTATCAACCTAAAGTTTAGCAACTTGCTAATACAGTGTTGGGCTACTGAATGCAGAATTGATATAAGAATCAAAAATGAGCGAGATAGCCACCCTCAACCGCCAAAACTTGACCAGTGACGTAGGAGGCAGCAGTCGAAGCAAAGAAAACGACAGCACCAGCAATTTCTTTCGGTTCTCCCCATCGACCAAGAGAAGTTCGTTTTTCTAGCCAAGCAGCTTACGGCGATCGCGCATACCAACATTATTGACGAGGATATCTAATCGCCCGTGTTTTTCTCGGATTTCGCTAAACGCGTTTTGAACTGTTATTTCATCTGAAACATCAAACTGCAATGGTAAGGCGGATTTCCTCATCGAGTTAATTATTGCAACTGCACGATTTAGCCTTTCACTGTTCCGGCCATGTACAAGAACAAAAGCACCAGATCCAGCAAGTGCCTTGAGAACCTCGTTGGCATCAATCATAGTTTGCCTTTTCTTGGTTAGTTTGCTCTCTCCTGTTGCACAGCAGGTGAGCAGTATTTGTATAACCGAAGCCGACTTCTTGCATTGGCTGTTATGGAAGCATCTTTACGTTGCCTAAAATTAAGTCAACCGCTGCTAGTAACTTCTCGGACTCAACGAAGGAACTCTGTACGGTCGGTGTGCAAGCGGATTGTTATGCTGCGTTGGCACTAATATCTAAAAATTGAAGGGGCAGGGCTCGAACTTGCGTCCAGTCGGTCTAGAGCCGACCGCTATACTACTGAGCTACCCTATTTCTCATTCTACTTTATTGCTTTGATCCTGCAACCTTTTATGAAGTTCCTGGTTCAGTCGTCTATTGGCTCAACACCAAGTCGCTCAAGCCGTTCAAGGCCGTCCTTCATGGCTTTGAGTGCTTCAGGAGAGTGCCCCTGCCAATTCGTGATCTCGCCCGTAACCCGTAGAGGCGCTCGGGAACGGAATGACTTTGTCGGATTACCCCGAAACTTCTGATTCGTCAGGTTGGGGTCATCTTCAATCGGGCCAGTCGGTTCCACAATGTAAATTCTACCGGGAGCATCACCGATTGCTAGCTCCGCTCCCCACGTGGCTGCATCCAAAGTGCGGGTCAGATAGACGTAGTTTGCTGTCCTACCCTTCTTGCCAAAATTAGAGGTATGGCCCGGCATAATCAGGTCGCCTGGTTTTAGGTCAGCCCGAGTGCCATGGTAAAGAGGCCACTCCGTGACCTCGCCCGTGACCCGCAACGGCTCGCGGGAACAACATGACATCGACGGATGACCTGGAGACTTCTGGTTCGTCAGGTCTGAGGCATCTTCAATCTGGCCGATCGGCTCTACTATGTAGACTCTGCTGGAACCTTCGCCGACCGCGATTCCTGCCTCTCAAATGGCTTCATCCAAATTGGGAGTCAGGTAGACATAGGTTGTCTTCCTGTGCCGCTCACCAACGTTCGGAGAATTGCTGGGTTCGATCAGGTCTCCTGGCATCAGATCAGCCCGCGTGCCGTGGTAGAACCGCGTTTTACTCAGGTCGTCGGTGGCACCAAGAATGCCTTTACTCATGATTACATTCTCCTGATCTGCGATGAGTGCCTAACGGCGAAAGTGAGCGGCGGCAGATAACCTTGACCTCAGCACCAGAAACTTTCAACCGTCCGCTGCATTTGAATTGTGTACGCCCGGCATGGGCGTGAACTAATGGGGTGAAAGTCCCCTGGAGGAGAACCAGCGTCCAAATGCTCGAAAGTCTTGGAGCCGAGTGACGACAACTCCTAGCTTAAGGCAAGGGCACTTCTGTGAGGAAGGGTCTGAAGGAAGCCAGCGGCAAATCTGCAAGCCGACGAACAGAAACGTCATAGAAGGCTGAGACAGTCCTGGGGCGAGTTGGCACAACACAACGAAGCCCTCTGGTTCAGGGAACACAGTAAATGACGCGGTTGTGCAGAGACAGTTCACACTCTTATCCGGGGAGGTCTGTCGGGTTGCGGTTCTCACTGCGATGGGAGTCTGATTGAGGTCTAGCTGGAAACGGCTAGGGAGCCACAGAACCCTAAGGCAGCAAGAACAGCACATTTGGGGGAAACCCCGATGTTAAGCCCGCCAGAAGTCAGCAGAAGCCATAGTAGTCCCACTGGGATGAAGGGCTGAACATGAACGAACTAAGGAGGAGTGATGAACAACTCAAGCCCATTGATGAACCCGGACGGGGGAGATCGGGTTTGGCGTGATGACAGAGAACCAGCCTTAGATAACCTGATGGCGCGAATCTTAGAGCGCGACAATGTCAAGCGGGCATGGGCAAGGGTGAAGTCCAACCAGGGTGCCCCCGGCAGTGACGGGATGAGCCTAGAGGATTTTCCAGCTTATGCCAGAGAACATTGGAGTGAGATTCGCCAATCCCTACTCGATGGCAGTTACCAACCTCGCCCTGTCAGGCGGGTGGTCATTCCCAAGCCCCAGGGCAAGGGAGAAAGAAAGCTAGGTGTCCCTTGTGTCGTAGACCGGGTAATCCAGCAAGCCATCCTCCAAGTACTATCGCCCATCTTTGAGCCAGAGTTTTCTGACTCAAGCTATGGGTGCCGCCCGAATCGTTCGGCTCACGGAGCAATCCGACAGGTGAAAACGATCCTCAAATCGGGATACCGCATCGCGGTGGATCTGGATCTGGAAAAATTCTTTGATACTGTCAACCACGATGTCTTGATGTCCCGGATCGCCCGTAAAGTAGCTGATAAAGTGCTATTGCGGTTAATCGGTCGTTACCTGCGAGCCGGAGTTTTGGTCGGAAGCACCGTTGAACCGACCGAATGGGGGACGCCGCAAGGCTCTCCACTTTCACCTTTGTTTTCCAATGTCTTATTGGACGACTTGGACAAGGAACTCGAAGCAAGAGGGCATCGCTTTGTTCGCTATGTAGATGACCTAGTCATTCTGGTCAAAAGTAGACGGGCAGGGAAACGGGTGATGGTGAAAATCAGCCGTTACCTCACACAAGTCCTCAAGTTGAAGGTTAATCGGGAAAAGAGCCGAGTGGTCAAGATCGAGGATCTGAATTACCTGGGATTTACGTTCCGAGGGATTCGCATCTTCGCCTCTGACATTGCCATGCAAGCGTTCAAACATCGATTGCGCGGCTTAACGTCACGCAGTTGGGGCGTTTCTATGGCAGAGCGATTCGAGCGATTGAACCGATACTTGCGCGGGTGGATGAACTACTTTGGCATTTCCCAGCACTACACCCCGATTGAAGAGCTAGATGGTTGGTTAAGGCGAAGGATTCGCATGTGCTATTGGAAGCAGTGGCGCAGACCGAGAACCCGCATTGCTAACTTGCTCAAACTGGGGACAAGTAAGCGTCATGCAATTTTGACCGGCATTAGCCGCAAAGGTTATTGGCGGTTGTCGAAAACGTTAGCGACGCAAACGGGAATGACCAATGAATGGTTGGAACAACAGGGATTGTTATCAATTCGGAATCTTTGGATGAAAGTTCAAGGATACGCTTAACTATCAGTGTTGTTTGCGCGTCTTCATGAACCGCCCATTGCGGACCCGCACGATGGGTGGTGTGGGAGGGGGGAGTTAAATGCTCTCCTCGACCCGATTGGGCAGCACGTTGCATATGCCTTTATGAACCTCTTTCGACCACAAACAGTCTAGACACGGCGATTTGCGACTAATCGCTGTATGGTGGCACTCCTGTCGGTCGATATTCCAGAAGCAGGACGCGCCCATCCAGAACCCTGGTTGAGAGCAGGTCGAAGCCCATGTCTGGCAGCCCTGCAAAGATCGGTTCGACACCTGTTTGCGGGAGAATCAAGGGACAAACAACGAGTTTGAGACGATCCACTAGGTCAGCCGCGAGTAGTTGCCGGAGCAGCGACAGGCTACCCAGAGTCCGCAACTCACAACCGTCAGTATGCTTCAGTTCACGCACAAAGCCCACCAAGTCATCGCGAACGATGCTTAAGCCCGACCAGTTTGCCGCCTTCAGCGTCCGCGAGAACAGCCAGCCAGGTGTTGTCGTCATCGTTTTCCATCCTTCGTCCCGCGCCTCATCGGGCAGTCCATTTAGCATCTCATAGGTTCGGCGTCCGATGAGCATCCGATGCGGAACGGCTGTGTTGGTCTTGATCCAGTCAGCAAAATCAGGACCAAAATAGCCAAAATAACCAGGTGAACGCTGACCTTGGGCAAAGCCGTCAAGACTGACAATTAGTTCACAAACAAGTTCAGGCTGTGCAACCCTGAACTAGACGAACAGCAACCTTCTAGAGTGGCTCAAAACCGTAGGTCTTTTTTCCTTCTTCAATCTTTCAATGCCTGATTCAGTTACGCCGCATGCCGCCCAACTACTTATTATACGGAAAATTCCGTATATCTTACTATAAGGAGATAAAAAGCCGAAACTTTCTGTATATCTCCCCATAAGGGGAAAAAAGCCGAAATCTTCTATATATCTGCCCATGAGGGTATAAAAAGCCGAATGTTTCTACTTAACATCCCATACTCAATACGACAACCCAAGAGTAAATATTTTGTCTTAGGTTGGCAATTGAAGGGTGGCGATCGCCTACCTTTTTTTAGTTAACTATTGATTTATTGATTTTTGAACTTTTCCTGGGGAATAATCTCTGTCACCACTCTATTTTGAGAATCACCACCACTAACAACTATGTTTTCTGTTTGAATATTACCGACGGCTTTTTCACCAGTAAATGTCATCGGTGGGTCAACTTGTTTATAAACCACATTACCTTGAGCTTCCATTAATTTATGATCAAGATACCAAGTTGCTGTATTAGATTTGAGGGACTGGCGTTTTTGTCCTACACCGTTGACGTTCCCTGTTAAATAAACTGTTTTTTGAGGAATTTTAAATTCACCTTGATTAGCAGTAACTGTGACATTTTCAGCCCGATGAAATACCCGTACAGGAGCATTTGTGGTGACGATTTCTGTATTCAAGTTCCAGGTCATGGAGTTGCTGGCAATTTGCATTGGTGGTTCCAGCAATTCTATTTGAGCATTCTTTGTGACAGTAGCAATTTTAGTTTTGAGGTTAACTTCGGCTGCATCTCCTTTACCACGATCAGTAATTTGCTTATTTTTATAACGGTCAATTTGTACTGGGCGATCAGCGATCAGTTTTTCATCTTTGATCTGCCAAATTAAGTGTTCTGTCCGCATTTGCAATGGTGGTTCTTGAGAGTTAGCAACTACTCCCCCAGAAAAATCTATGCGTTGAGTTCGGGTTTTGACTCGTGCTTCTTTTGCTACTGCTTGTAGTTGTTTATGAGTTCCATTAATTTGGTTGCGGACAATTAATAAATCTTCTTGAGGGCGCCATTCCAATTCATTACCGCGTAACACAATTCCATTACTGGGATCGGTAGCTACTATTTTTCCTTTTAAAAATAATTGCTTACCATTCTGTTCGATATCTGCTTTTTCTGCTTGTACTTGATAAACAATTTTGCCATCTTGGTATAACTCTCCATATGGAGTTTCAAGCTGACCAATCTGTTTTTCTTTAGTGTATTTTGCTTGTTTAGCAATGACTTTCCAAATTGGTCGCCCGACTTCATCTGCTTGTTCTAAGGTGACATCAAAGAAAGTTAATTTACTATCTGCATCTTGAGGAGATCTGTTCTCAACAGGTGATTTATCCGATATGCGATTTTGACCGCCACAAGCAGCTAGTCCTATTACAAGCGAGAAAGTTAAAAATAAGATTCTAGGACGGACGGACACAAGCGAGACAAGGGAGAGGGGAGACAAGGGAGAGGGGGGAGACAAGGAGGACAAGGAAGACAAGGAGGAAAGACTACTTCCTTGTCCCGCGTGTTCCCCATGTCCCCCTTGTCCTTTGTGTTGCTGCTTCATTCTTGAACTTCCAATTGCCCCTCAGTTTCTCTGGGTTGGTCTAAAAAATCCATACCAGTCAGGGGTCTATATGGATAACTTTGACGTGGAGTTTTTTGGATATCTTCTTTGATGGCTTCTAGATCTATGTAGCGATCGCTCACGTTGATTAAACTATCGCTGGTCATCGAACGCAAGCTAACTACTTCTACCCGCACACCACGGTAACTAACTGAATTGACTGCATATGCTAGATCCCCATCACCACTGACTAAAACTGCTGTATCATAGGAATCTACTAAAGCCATCATATCTACCGCAATTTCTACATCTAAATTAGCTTTTTTAGAACCATCTGGTAGTTGCACTAAATCCTTAGCTATGACCCGATAACCGTTACGACGCATCCACAGTAAAAAGCCTTGTTGCTTCTCGTTGGTTCTATCTACACCAGTATAAAAAAAAGCGCGTAGTAACCTAGAGCCACCTGTTAGTCTACATAATAACTTGGTGTAATCAATTTCAATACCCAATTGTAATGCGGCATAAAATAAATTTGAGCCATCAATAAATATGGCAACACGACCTCGATTTTCTAAAACTTGCTCTGGCGTGAAGATCGAGTCGTTTTCCAGATTATTCAACATTGTTGTCATACCTCATTTTTTATCAAAAAATAATTGATACTTAATTTTTTGAGATTTACTAAGAGTTTGAAGAACTTATGATAAGCTTTCAGGGCCAATCGAATCAGCCCCGAGTAAGTAAACAAAATCAGAAATTGAAAGAACTAACTAATGTTATTTAGGTGGTTCTATGCGTTTAAACACGGGAGAGGGTTCGCCCAATATTTGTTTGTCGGATAATACTCCCCATGTGCCATGAATAGCAAAAGGAGCAGTAATGGCAGTTTGTGCTTGGTTATTAAAATCGATTTCAAAGCCTAGTTGCTGGTAAATATTGTTGCTGATGTTTGGAATCACTGGAGATAGGAGGTAAGCAGCCAATCTCACTGATTCCAAGACAGCATACAATACTTTTTCTGTAGCCTGTTGCTGTCCTTGTTTATATAAAGACCAAGGAGCTTGTTCATCAATATACTTGTTGCTGGCTCGTACCAGCTTCAAGATAACCTCACAAGCTTGATCGAACGCTAACGCTTCATAGGCATTTTTTACCTGTTCCCCTAGACGTAAACCTATTGATTTCAAAGGACTATCATTAGGTATATCTTCACTTGTAATTGGTGGCACATTACCAGCACAATATTTTTTCACCATCCCTAAAGTACGATTGAGCAAATTTCCTAAGTCATTTGCCAAATCTGCATTTAGAACATCAATGAATCTACTTTCATTAAAATCGCCATCTCTACCAAATTCGATTTCCTTAAGGAAGTAATAACGAACCGCGTCTGCACTGTAGGTTGTAGTTAGCGCTACGGGATCAAGAGTATTACCAAGAGATTTGCCCATTTTCAGACCATCTTTGGTTAAAAAGCCGTGTCCGAAAACCCTTCCTGGTAGAGGCAAATCAGCTGACATTAGCATTGCTGGCCAGTAAACTGCATGAAAGCGTAGGATATCCTTACCAATTAAATGCAAATTTATCGGCCACCATTTTGCTAAGGCATTTTCTAAAGTTGCTTGGGCATCTGGTTCCAACAATGCTGTTATATAACCCAATAGTGCATCAAACCAAACATAAAGAGTGTGCTTTGGATCGCTTGGAACTCTAAAACCTAAGTCTAGATTCACCCGTGAAATTGAAAAGTCCTGTAACCCCTGCTTAACAAAGTTGAGAACTTCATTGCGGCGGCTTTCTGGTTGAATAAAATCTGGTCGAGATTGGTAGAGTGCTTCAAGTTGGGTTTGGTATTTAGATAGGCGAAAAAAGTAGTTCTGTTCGTCTCGCCACTCTGTTTCTTTATTTGTATGGATTGGACAACGGTGTCCCTCTAGCAGTTCTCGTTCTTCTTTGAACTCTTCGCAAGAGACACAATACCAACCTTTTTGCTGTCCCTGGTAGATGTCACCCTTTTCCCATACTCGCTGAAAGAATTCTTTGACTATTGCTTCGTGGCGAGGATCGCTAGTCCGGATAAAGCGATCATATTTAATATTTAGTACTTGCCACAGAGAAACAAACCCACTAGACATTTCATCGCAGAACTTTT
Above is a genomic segment from Fischerella sp. JS2 containing:
- the metG gene encoding methionine--tRNA ligase, coding for MNLVDQTEKTFALTTPLYYVNDLPHIGSAYTTIAADVVARFQRLLGRPVLLVTGTDEHGLKIQRTAESKAISPQKFCDEMSSGFVSLWQVLNIKYDRFIRTSDPRHEAIVKEFFQRVWEKGDIYQGQQKGWYCVSCEEFKEERELLEGHRCPIHTNKETEWRDEQNYFFRLSKYQTQLEALYQSRPDFIQPESRRNEVLNFVKQGLQDFSISRVNLDLGFRVPSDPKHTLYVWFDALLGYITALLEPDAQATLENALAKWWPINLHLIGKDILRFHAVYWPAMLMSADLPLPGRVFGHGFLTKDGLKMGKSLGNTLDPVALTTTYSADAVRYYFLKEIEFGRDGDFNESRFIDVLNADLANDLGNLLNRTLGMVKKYCAGNVPPITSEDIPNDSPLKSIGLRLGEQVKNAYEALAFDQACEVILKLVRASNKYIDEQAPWSLYKQGQQQATEKVLYAVLESVRLAAYLLSPVIPNISNNIYQQLGFEIDFNNQAQTAITAPFAIHGTWGVLSDKQILGEPSPVFKRIEPPK